Proteins co-encoded in one Juglans regia cultivar Chandler chromosome 16, Walnut 2.0, whole genome shotgun sequence genomic window:
- the LOC109019694 gene encoding glycine-rich RNA-binding protein-like, which yields MASAEIEYRCFVGGLAWATDDQSLERAFSQFGEILESKIINDRETGRSRGFGFVTFSTEKAMRDAIEGMNGQNLDGRNITVNEAQSRGNGGGGGGGYSRGGGGYGGGGRREGGGGYGRGDRSYGGGGGGYGGGGGYGGGGYGGGRDRGYGDSGSRYSSGGGGDGGSWRN from the exons ATGGCATCTGCAGAAATCGAATACAGATGCTTTGTCGGCGGGCTCGCCTGGGCCACCGACGACCAGTCCCTGGAGCGCGCTTTCTCTCAATTTGGCGAGATCCTCGAATCGAAG ATTATCAACGACCGCGAGACCGGGAGGTCCAGGGGATTCGGATTCGTTACCTTTAGCACCGAGAAGGCGATGAGGGACGCCATCGAGGGCATGAACGGTCAGAACCTCGACGGTCGTAACATCACAGTTAACGAAGCTCAGTCCCGCGGAAACGGAGGAGGTGGAGGCGGCGGTTACAGCCGCGGAGGTGGGGGTTACGGTGGTGGTGGGCGCCGTGAAGGTGGAGGCGGGTATGGCCGCGGTGACAGAAGCTACGGCGGAGGTGGAGGCGGATATGGAGGTGGTGGCGGATATGGAGGTGGCGGGTATGGGGGTGGCCGTGACCGTGGGTATGGTGATAGTGGGTCCAGATACTCGAGTGGTGGCGGCGGCGATGGTGGTAGCTGGAGGAACTGA